One segment of Pseudomonas asgharzadehiana DNA contains the following:
- the gshA gene encoding glutamate--cysteine ligase, which translates to MSELLNRRLALLGKREHLSLLEQCLHGIERECLRVTGEGRLAQTPHPEALGAALTNELITTDYSESLLEFITPALPNPADTLSSLDKIHRFAYTKLGSEYLWSPSMPCPLPAEEDIPIAYYGTSNIGQLKYVYRKGLALRYGKTMQCIAGIHYNFSLPEQLWPLLKETEGFVGTDRDYQSTAYIALIRNFRRYSWLLMYLFGASPALDAGFLRGRSHQLEVLDADTLYLPYATSLRMSDLGYQSNAQAGLTPCYNDLASYTDSLREAVATPYAPYVEVGTHKDGEWVQLNTNILQIENEYYSNIRPKRVTYTGERPIQALMARGIQYIEVRCLDINPFLPMGIDLPESRFLDAFLLYCALNDSPLFANNECGNATSNFLSVVKEGRRPGLQLQRDGQPVDMKEWAAELLEKIAPLAALLDQSHGITEHSEALDAQLAKVQDPSLTPSAKVLAAMAERKESFAQFSLHQSQLHAEYFRKEPLAPEEQARFEELARTSLAQQAELEQNEVGDFDVFVGSYQASILAISN; encoded by the coding sequence TTGAGCGAACTTCTCAACCGCCGCCTGGCCCTGCTCGGCAAGCGCGAACACCTCTCCCTGCTAGAGCAATGCCTGCACGGCATCGAGCGTGAATGCCTGCGCGTTACCGGTGAGGGTCGCCTGGCACAAACGCCGCACCCCGAAGCCCTGGGCGCCGCGTTGACCAACGAATTGATCACCACCGACTACTCGGAATCGCTGCTGGAGTTCATCACCCCGGCCCTGCCCAACCCGGCCGATACCCTGAGCAGCCTGGACAAGATCCACCGCTTCGCCTACACCAAGCTCGGCAGCGAATACCTGTGGAGCCCCTCGATGCCGTGCCCCTTGCCGGCCGAGGAAGATATTCCGATTGCCTACTACGGCACCTCCAATATCGGCCAGCTCAAGTACGTGTATCGCAAGGGCCTGGCCCTGCGTTACGGCAAGACCATGCAGTGCATCGCCGGCATCCACTACAACTTTTCCCTGCCGGAACAGCTGTGGCCGTTGCTCAAGGAGACTGAAGGTTTTGTCGGCACCGACCGCGATTACCAGTCCACGGCCTACATCGCGCTGATCCGCAACTTCCGCCGCTACAGCTGGCTGCTGATGTACCTGTTCGGTGCCTCGCCGGCCTTGGACGCGGGCTTCCTGCGCGGTCGCTCGCACCAGTTGGAAGTGCTCGACGCCGACACCCTGTACCTGCCGTATGCCACGAGCCTGCGCATGAGCGACCTGGGTTACCAGAGCAACGCCCAAGCCGGCCTGACGCCGTGCTACAACGACTTGGCGAGCTACACCGATAGCCTGCGCGAAGCGGTAGCAACACCGTACGCGCCGTACGTTGAAGTCGGCACGCACAAGGACGGTGAGTGGGTGCAGCTCAACACCAACATCCTGCAGATCGAAAACGAGTACTACTCCAACATCCGCCCCAAGCGCGTGACCTACACCGGCGAGCGCCCGATCCAGGCGCTGATGGCCCGTGGCATCCAGTACATCGAAGTACGCTGCCTGGACATCAACCCGTTCCTGCCGATGGGCATCGACCTGCCGGAGTCGCGCTTCCTCGATGCGTTCCTGCTGTATTGCGCGCTGAACGACAGCCCACTGTTCGCCAACAACGAGTGCGGCAACGCCACCTCCAACTTCCTCAGCGTGGTCAAGGAAGGTCGGCGTCCGGGCCTGCAATTGCAGCGTGACGGCCAGCCAGTGGACATGAAAGAGTGGGCGGCCGAGCTGTTGGAGAAGATCGCCCCGCTGGCCGCTCTGCTCGATCAGAGCCATGGCATCACTGAACACAGCGAGGCGCTGGACGCTCAACTGGCGAAGGTTCAGGACCCGTCCCTGACGCCGTCGGCCAAGGTGCTGGCGGCGATGGCCGAACGCAAAGAAAGTTTCGCGCAGTTCTCGCTGCATCAGAGCCAGCTGCACGCCGAGTATTTCCGCAAGGAACCGCTCGCGCCCGAAGAGCAGGCACGTTTTGAAGAGCTGGCCCGCACGTCGCTGGCGCAGCAGGCAGAGCTGGAGCAAAACGAAGTGGGCGATTTCGATGTGTTCGTCGGTTCGTACCAGGCAAGCATCCTCGCCATCAGCAACTAA
- a CDS encoding PaaI family thioesterase → MQIPAGLTQSAFSELIGCRLQRLEEGVAEVALTLQPHLRNRAGKLHGGAIFSLVDITMGLACSSSHGFDQQSATIECKINYIRAVEDGDVLCTSRVIHAGRRTLVVEADVYQDERLVAKAQGTFAVL, encoded by the coding sequence ATGCAAATCCCCGCCGGTTTGACCCAGAGCGCCTTCAGCGAACTGATCGGCTGCCGCCTGCAACGCCTGGAAGAAGGCGTTGCCGAGGTGGCCCTGACCCTGCAGCCGCACCTGCGTAACCGCGCGGGCAAGCTGCATGGCGGGGCGATTTTCAGCCTGGTGGACATCACCATGGGCCTGGCATGTTCCAGTTCCCATGGCTTCGACCAGCAGAGCGCGACCATCGAATGCAAGATCAACTACATTCGCGCCGTGGAAGACGGTGACGTGCTGTGCACCAGCCGGGTGATTCACGCCGGTAGACGCACCCTGGTGGTCGAAGCGGACGTGTATCAGGACGAAAGACTTGTCGCAAAAGCGCAGGGCACGTTCGCTGTCCTATAG
- a CDS encoding Tex family protein, with protein MDSINSRIAEELGVRPQQVEAAVALLDEGSTVPFIARYRKEVTGSLDDIQLRHLEERLRYLRELDERRISILASIEEQGKLTPQLERDIKLADTKTRLEDLYLPYKQKRRTKGQIALEAGLGELADGLFNDPSLAPEAEAARFIDAEKGVADVKAALEGAKYILMERFAEDANLLEKLRTYLKQEAILSARVIAGKEEEGAKFRDYFEHDEPLKSMPSHRALAIFRGRNEGILSCALKVGDELPGTMHPCEGMIGQQFGIQNQNRPADKWLGEVVRWTWKVKLYTHLETDLLGELRDGAETEAINVFAHNLHDLLLAAPAGPRATLGLDPGLRTGCKVAVVDATGKLLDHATVYPHVPHNKWDQTLAILAALCAKHSVDLIAIGNGTASRETDKLAAELIKKYPAMKMTKVMVSEAGASVYSASELASREFPDLDVSIRGAVSIARRLQDPLAELVKIDPKSIGVGQYQHDVSQLKLARGLDAVVEDCVNAVGVDVNTASVALLARISGLNATLAQNIVTHRDENGAFKTRAALKKVARLGEKTFEQAAGFLRVMNGDNPLDSSAVHPEAYPLVQRIAAETDRDIRSLIGDAAFLKRLDPKKYTDETFGVPTITDILQELEKPGRDPRPEFKTAEFQDGVEDLKDLQPGMILEGVVTNVTNFGAFVDIGVHQDGLVHISALSEKFIKDPREAVKAGDVVKVKVMEVDIPRKRVGLSMRMSDTPGEKIDGARGARPGSAPRPSQNNAPRKETATAAPSNNAMASLFANAKQLKKR; from the coding sequence ATGGACAGCATCAACAGCCGCATCGCCGAGGAACTCGGTGTACGCCCACAACAGGTCGAAGCGGCCGTCGCTCTACTGGATGAGGGCTCCACGGTGCCCTTTATCGCCCGTTACCGAAAAGAAGTGACCGGCAGCCTCGACGACATCCAACTGCGTCACCTGGAAGAGCGCCTGCGCTACCTGCGAGAACTCGACGAACGGCGCATCAGCATCCTCGCCAGCATCGAGGAACAAGGCAAGCTGACCCCGCAACTCGAGCGTGACATCAAGCTTGCCGACACCAAGACCCGTCTCGAAGACCTCTACCTGCCGTACAAACAAAAGCGCCGCACCAAGGGCCAGATCGCCCTCGAAGCCGGCCTGGGCGAGCTGGCCGACGGGCTGTTCAACGATCCGTCGCTGGCCCCGGAAGCCGAAGCCGCGCGCTTTATCGATGCCGAAAAAGGCGTCGCCGACGTCAAGGCCGCCCTCGAAGGCGCCAAGTACATCCTCATGGAGCGCTTCGCCGAAGACGCCAACCTCCTGGAAAAACTGCGCACTTACCTCAAGCAGGAAGCCATCCTCAGCGCTCGCGTCATCGCCGGCAAAGAGGAAGAAGGCGCCAAGTTCCGCGATTATTTCGAGCATGACGAACCGCTCAAAAGCATGCCGTCTCACCGTGCACTGGCAATTTTCCGCGGCCGCAACGAAGGCATTCTCAGCTGCGCGCTGAAAGTCGGCGACGAGTTGCCGGGCACCATGCACCCGTGCGAAGGCATGATCGGTCAACAATTCGGCATCCAGAATCAGAACCGTCCTGCGGATAAGTGGCTCGGTGAAGTCGTGCGCTGGACCTGGAAAGTCAAGCTCTACACCCACCTGGAAACCGACCTGCTCGGCGAGCTGCGCGACGGCGCCGAAACCGAGGCGATCAACGTGTTCGCCCACAATCTTCACGACCTGCTGCTGGCCGCACCGGCCGGCCCGCGCGCCACCCTGGGCCTCGATCCAGGCCTGCGCACCGGCTGCAAGGTCGCGGTGGTCGATGCCACCGGCAAGCTGCTGGACCACGCCACCGTGTACCCGCACGTGCCACACAACAAGTGGGACCAGACACTCGCCATCCTGGCCGCCCTGTGCGCCAAGCATTCGGTAGACCTGATCGCTATCGGCAACGGCACCGCCAGCCGCGAAACCGACAAGCTGGCCGCCGAGCTGATCAAAAAATACCCAGCCATGAAGATGACCAAAGTCATGGTCTCCGAGGCGGGCGCTTCGGTGTACTCGGCGTCGGAACTGGCGTCCAGGGAATTCCCGGACCTCGACGTGTCGATCCGTGGCGCGGTGTCCATCGCCCGTCGCCTGCAGGACCCGCTGGCCGAACTGGTGAAGATCGACCCTAAATCCATCGGTGTCGGCCAGTACCAGCATGACGTCTCGCAATTGAAACTGGCGCGAGGCCTGGATGCCGTAGTGGAAGACTGCGTAAACGCCGTGGGCGTGGACGTAAACACCGCTTCCGTGGCACTGCTGGCGCGCATCTCCGGCCTCAACGCCACGCTGGCGCAGAATATCGTCACCCACCGTGACGAAAACGGCGCCTTCAAAACCCGCGCCGCGCTGAAAAAAGTTGCACGCCTGGGTGAAAAAACCTTCGAACAAGCCGCCGGTTTCCTACGTGTGATGAACGGCGACAACCCGTTGGATTCGTCGGCCGTTCACCCGGAAGCCTACCCGCTGGTGCAACGCATCGCCGCCGAAACCGACCGAGACATCCGCTCGCTGATCGGCGACGCTGCGTTCCTCAAGCGCCTGGACCCGAAAAAGTACACCGACGAAACCTTCGGCGTACCGACCATCACCGACATTCTGCAAGAGCTGGAAAAGCCTGGCCGCGACCCGCGCCCAGAGTTCAAGACCGCAGAGTTCCAGGACGGCGTCGAAGACCTCAAGGACCTGCAACCGGGCATGATCCTTGAAGGCGTGGTGACCAACGTGACCAACTTCGGTGCCTTCGTGGATATCGGCGTGCATCAGGACGGTTTGGTGCACATCTCCGCGCTTTCGGAGAAGTTCATCAAAGACCCGCGTGAGGCGGTAAAGGCCGGCGACGTGGTCAAGGTCAAGGTCATGGAAGTTGATATCCCGCGCAAACGCGTCGGCCTGTCGATGCGCATGAGCGACACGCCCGGCGAAAAAATCGACGGTGCCCGTGGTGCGCGCCCTGGCTCCGCGCCACGCCCATCGCAGAACAACGCCCCCCGCAAGGAAACCGCGACTGCGGCGCCGAGCAACAACGCCATGGCCTCGCTGTTCGCCAACGCCAAGCAGTTGAAGAAGCGCTGA
- the ompR gene encoding osmolarity response regulator transcription factor OmpR, whose amino-acid sequence MSSTAQTAEGEKILIVDDDPGLSSLLERFFNSKGYRARAVPNTEQMDRLLGREVFNLVVLDLMLPGEDGLTACKRLRGANNQIPIIMLTAKGDELSRIKGLELGADDYLAKPFNPDELMARVKAVLRRQAPPVPGAPGSEDESVTFGDYELSLATRELKRGDEVHMLTTGEFAVLKALVMNARQPLTRDKLMNLARGREWDALERSIDVQISRLRRMIEPDPSKPRYIQTVWGVGYVFVPDGTATK is encoded by the coding sequence ATGAGCAGCACTGCACAAACTGCTGAAGGCGAAAAAATTCTCATCGTTGATGACGATCCGGGGCTGAGCAGCCTGCTGGAGCGTTTTTTCAACTCCAAGGGCTACCGTGCCCGCGCGGTGCCGAACACCGAGCAGATGGACCGCCTACTGGGGCGCGAAGTGTTCAACCTGGTCGTACTCGACCTGATGCTGCCCGGCGAAGACGGCCTGACTGCCTGCAAGCGCCTGCGCGGCGCGAACAATCAGATTCCAATCATCATGCTCACCGCCAAGGGCGATGAGCTGAGCCGCATCAAGGGCCTTGAACTGGGCGCTGATGACTACCTGGCCAAGCCATTCAACCCGGATGAACTGATGGCCCGGGTCAAAGCCGTACTGCGTCGTCAGGCCCCGCCGGTTCCTGGCGCGCCCGGCAGCGAAGACGAAAGCGTTACCTTTGGCGATTACGAGTTGTCGCTGGCAACGCGCGAACTCAAGCGTGGCGACGAAGTGCACATGCTCACCACCGGCGAATTCGCAGTGCTCAAGGCCTTGGTGATGAACGCACGCCAGCCGCTGACTCGCGACAAGCTGATGAACCTGGCCCGTGGCCGGGAATGGGACGCTCTGGAACGCTCCATCGACGTGCAGATCTCCCGTCTGCGCCGGATGATCGAGCCAGACCCGTCCAAGCCACGTTATATCCAGACGGTATGGGGCGTGGGTTATGTGTTTGTGCCGGATGGCACCGCAACCAAGTGA
- a CDS encoding ATP-binding protein: protein MKTPLWFPQSFFSRTLWLVLIVVLFSKALTLVYLLMNEDVLVDRQYSHGVALTLRAYWAADPENREKIAKAATLVRVAGAGVPEGEQHWPYSEIYQRQMQAELGEDTEVRLRMHVSPALWVRAPSLGEDWLKVPLYPHPLRGQKIWNVLGWFLAIGLLSTASAWIFVRQLNQPLKRLVFAARQLGQGRSVRLPVSDTPSEMTEVYGAFNQMAEDVEQAGRERELMLAGVSHDLRTPLTRLRLSLELMGNHTDLTDDMVRDIEDMDAILDQFLAFIRDGRDEVVEEVDLTDLVREVVAPYNQNGEQVSMRLEPIQPFALRRVSMKRLLNNLIGNALHHAGSDVEVAAYVSGDSAAPYVVLSVMDRGTGIDPAELEGIFNPFTRGDRARGGKGTGLGLAIVRRIASMHGGNVELRNREGGGLEARVRLPLGLMLPRDAV, encoded by the coding sequence ATGAAAACCCCGCTGTGGTTCCCACAAAGTTTCTTCTCGCGCACCCTTTGGCTGGTGCTTATTGTCGTTCTGTTTTCCAAGGCACTTACGCTGGTTTATCTGTTGATGAACGAGGACGTGCTGGTGGATCGGCAGTACAGCCATGGTGTCGCCTTGACGCTGCGTGCCTACTGGGCCGCCGACCCCGAGAACCGCGAGAAGATCGCCAAGGCCGCCACCCTGGTGCGCGTGGCCGGCGCGGGCGTGCCGGAGGGTGAGCAGCACTGGCCCTACAGCGAGATCTACCAACGCCAGATGCAGGCCGAACTGGGTGAAGACACCGAGGTGCGGCTACGCATGCATGTGTCTCCCGCCTTATGGGTGCGCGCGCCGAGCCTGGGGGAAGACTGGCTGAAAGTGCCGCTGTACCCGCACCCGCTGCGGGGGCAGAAGATCTGGAACGTGCTGGGCTGGTTCCTGGCTATTGGATTGCTTTCAACCGCATCCGCGTGGATTTTCGTGCGGCAGCTCAACCAGCCGCTCAAGCGCCTGGTATTTGCCGCCCGCCAACTGGGTCAAGGGCGCAGCGTGCGTTTGCCGGTCAGCGATACGCCCAGCGAGATGACCGAGGTGTACGGGGCGTTCAACCAGATGGCCGAAGACGTCGAACAGGCCGGACGCGAACGTGAACTGATGTTGGCGGGAGTATCCCACGACCTGCGCACGCCGCTGACGCGCCTGCGGTTGTCCCTGGAGTTGATGGGTAACCACACCGACCTTACCGATGACATGGTCCGCGACATCGAAGACATGGACGCGATCCTCGACCAGTTCCTGGCGTTTATCCGTGATGGCCGTGACGAGGTGGTGGAAGAGGTCGACCTGACGGATCTGGTGCGTGAGGTCGTTGCGCCCTACAACCAGAACGGCGAACAGGTGAGCATGCGTCTGGAACCTATCCAGCCGTTTGCATTGCGGCGTGTGTCGATGAAACGCCTGCTGAACAACCTGATCGGCAATGCTCTGCACCATGCCGGTTCCGACGTGGAAGTGGCTGCGTACGTGTCGGGTGACAGCGCTGCGCCCTATGTGGTGTTGAGTGTGATGGACCGTGGCACGGGGATCGACCCGGCGGAGCTGGAAGGCATCTTCAACCCCTTCACCCGTGGCGACCGTGCCCGGGGTGGCAAGGGCACGGGGTTGGGGCTGGCGATTGTGCGGCGGATTGCTTCGATGCATGGCGGCAACGTGGAATTGCGTAATCGCGAAGGTGGCGGCCTTGAAGCACGGGTGCGTTTGCCGCTTGGGCTGATGCTGCCAAGAGACGCGGTTTAG
- the rimK gene encoding 30S ribosomal protein S6--L-glutamate ligase, producing the protein MKIAVLSRNPRLYSTRRLVEAGTERGHEMVVIDTLRAYMNIASHKPQIHYRGKPLEGFDAVIPRIGASVTFYGCAVLRQFEMMGVYPLNESVAIARSRDKLRSLQLLSRRGIGLPVTGFAHSPDDIPDLIEMVNGAPLVIKVLEGTQGIGVVLCETATAAESVIEAFMGLKQNIMVQEYIKEAGGADIRCFVVGDKVIAAMKRQAKPGEFRSNLHRGGSASLIKITPEERMTALRAAKVMGLAVAGVDILRSNHGPLVMEVNSSPGLEGIETTTGKDVAGIIIQHLEKNGGPNMTRTKGKG; encoded by the coding sequence ATGAAGATTGCTGTGCTGTCGCGAAACCCGCGTCTGTATTCCACCCGCCGCCTGGTCGAGGCCGGCACCGAACGTGGCCACGAAATGGTGGTGATCGACACGTTGCGTGCCTATATGAACATTGCCAGCCACAAGCCGCAGATCCACTACCGGGGCAAGCCGCTGGAAGGCTTCGATGCAGTGATCCCGCGCATCGGCGCGTCGGTGACGTTCTATGGCTGCGCCGTGTTGCGCCAGTTTGAAATGATGGGGGTGTATCCCCTGAACGAATCGGTGGCTATTGCGCGCTCGCGAGACAAGTTGCGCTCGCTGCAACTGTTGTCGCGCCGTGGCATTGGCCTGCCGGTCACCGGCTTCGCCCACTCCCCCGACGACATCCCGGACTTGATCGAAATGGTCAACGGCGCACCGCTGGTGATAAAGGTGCTGGAAGGCACTCAGGGCATCGGCGTCGTGCTGTGTGAAACCGCGACAGCGGCCGAGTCGGTGATCGAGGCGTTCATGGGCCTCAAGCAGAACATCATGGTGCAGGAATACATCAAGGAAGCCGGTGGGGCGGATATCCGCTGCTTTGTGGTAGGCGACAAGGTAATTGCGGCGATGAAGCGCCAGGCCAAGCCGGGCGAGTTCCGCTCCAACCTTCACCGTGGCGGCAGTGCCAGCCTGATCAAGATCACCCCGGAAGAACGCATGACCGCACTGCGGGCAGCCAAGGTAATGGGGTTGGCGGTAGCGGGTGTGGATATCTTGCGCTCCAACCATGGGCCATTGGTGATGGAGGTCAACTCGTCGCCGGGCCTGGAAGGGATCGAGACCACCACCGGCAAGGATGTGGCGGGAATCATCATTCAGCACCTGGAGAAAAACGGTGGCCCGAATATGACCCGGACCAAGGGCAAGGGTTAA
- the rimB gene encoding retropepsin-like aspartic endopeptidase RimB, translated as MKTFDHLTVVGLREWVALPDLGVAGLRAKIDTGASTSSLHATDIEPFERDGEKWVRFTAHLGSVVQLRHRRCEAPLVTMKTIKSSNGHAQVRYVISTTLALGDRVWRVEFTLACRKAMRYRLLLGSKALIDGHLVVNPGVKYVQDKPVFPVSTISAPGAA; from the coding sequence TTGAAGACATTTGACCATTTGACCGTTGTAGGTCTGCGTGAATGGGTGGCACTTCCCGATTTGGGAGTGGCTGGCCTGCGCGCAAAGATCGACACCGGTGCCAGCACCTCGAGCCTGCACGCCACCGATATCGAGCCCTTCGAGCGCGACGGAGAAAAATGGGTACGCTTTACGGCGCACCTGGGCAGTGTGGTGCAACTGCGTCACCGTCGCTGTGAAGCGCCGCTGGTGACGATGAAAACCATCAAGAGCTCCAACGGTCATGCGCAGGTGCGCTATGTGATCAGCACCACCCTGGCGCTGGGCGATCGGGTATGGCGGGTGGAATTCACCCTGGCCTGCCGCAAGGCTATGCGTTACCGCCTGTTGCTGGGTTCCAAGGCGCTGATTGACGGCCACTTGGTGGTCAATCCCGGCGTCAAGTACGTTCAAGACAAGCCGGTGTTCCCGGTCTCTACTATTTCTGCCCCAGGTGCTGCATGA
- the rimA gene encoding S6 modification regulatory phosphodiesterase RimA: MTDFPLSLTSPNQPCVGCRQSEPLGFDFAFAYQPIVDLRDQSIFANEALVRGTQGEGALTVLARVNQSNRYRFDQRCRTQAIAGAAALGMQTHLSINFMPNAVYRPELCIRSTLEAARAHNFPVDRLIFETLESEHVDNYRHLTNILREYREFGFKTAIDDFGAGYSGLNLLADFQPDLIKLDMALIRDVDKDRVRQVIVRGIVTICEQLGVTVIAEGIESAGERDFLSDCGIFLMQGYWFAKPAFNALAEVSPQAWAN, encoded by the coding sequence GTGACCGACTTTCCGCTTTCACTCACCTCGCCAAACCAGCCGTGCGTGGGTTGCCGGCAAAGCGAGCCCCTGGGGTTCGACTTTGCTTTCGCCTACCAACCCATCGTAGACCTTCGCGACCAGTCGATCTTTGCCAATGAGGCCTTGGTGCGCGGCACCCAGGGTGAAGGCGCCTTGACGGTGCTGGCGCGCGTCAATCAGAGCAATCGCTACCGCTTCGACCAACGCTGTCGCACGCAAGCCATTGCTGGTGCGGCCGCCTTGGGGATGCAGACCCACCTGTCCATCAATTTCATGCCCAATGCCGTATATCGCCCGGAGCTGTGTATCCGTAGCACGCTGGAGGCGGCACGTGCGCACAACTTTCCAGTGGACCGGCTGATTTTCGAAACACTGGAAAGCGAGCACGTAGATAACTATCGCCATTTGACGAATATTCTGCGTGAATACCGCGAATTCGGTTTCAAGACCGCCATCGACGATTTCGGCGCGGGCTATTCGGGGCTGAATCTGCTGGCCGATTTCCAACCTGACTTGATCAAACTCGATATGGCGCTGATCCGCGATGTCGACAAGGACCGTGTCCGTCAGGTGATCGTCCGGGGGATTGTCACAATCTGTGAGCAGTTGGGGGTTACTGTCATCGCCGAAGGCATTGAAAGTGCTGGCGAGCGAGACTTTCTGTCCGACTGTGGAATATTTCTGATGCAGGGTTACTGGTTCGCCAAGCCTGCATTCAATGCACTGGCCGAGGTCTCACCTCAGGCCTGGGCGAACTGA
- a CDS encoding RNA-binding S4 domain-containing protein, producing MAQKQEEEEKVRLDKWLWAARFYKTRALAKAAIESGKVHHRGERCKPGKEPRIGDEFQIRTGFDEKTIVVQALSIVRRGAPEAQALYAETEASIAKRENAAAMRKAGASGLTTDGKPSKKQRRDLFKFRGSGNED from the coding sequence GTGGCTCAGAAGCAGGAAGAGGAAGAAAAGGTTCGGCTGGATAAGTGGCTGTGGGCGGCGCGCTTCTATAAGACCCGTGCCCTGGCAAAAGCCGCCATCGAGAGCGGCAAAGTGCATCACCGTGGCGAGCGCTGCAAGCCGGGCAAGGAGCCGCGCATTGGCGATGAGTTCCAGATTCGCACCGGTTTTGATGAAAAAACGATCGTCGTGCAGGCGCTTTCCATTGTGCGCCGTGGCGCCCCTGAAGCGCAGGCGTTGTACGCCGAGACCGAAGCCAGCATCGCCAAGCGCGAAAATGCGGCGGCGATGCGCAAGGCGGGAGCTTCAGGCCTGACCACCGATGGCAAGCCGAGCAAGAAGCAACGCCGCGATCTGTTCAAGTTTCGCGGCAGCGGCAATGAAGATTGA
- a CDS encoding phosphatase PAP2 family protein, translated as MNNPGLFQAKWNLRRWALCNLLAIGLLCFWLWPTGQMLCLIFDEWLFHLLNDPLATHTTWLHVWAVASLRPFDAVVGVILLTLLIRGDWVFKAAQVRQALLGFVGILLLLLFIRMLFSKLAAQMGWQHSSPSMVVGGAIQMSDFFPGLEKTWELKDRSSQSFPGDHASVLLIWGMFMTVFAQRIGQLLVIWGLAVLFMMPRLVAGAHWGQDDYIGGVLLALLALGWGYYTPFAAKVSEGLLKVTTPIFESLGKLPVIGQLSVIRPGA; from the coding sequence ATGAACAATCCGGGTTTGTTCCAAGCTAAGTGGAACCTCCGGCGATGGGCTCTTTGCAATCTACTCGCTATCGGGCTGCTGTGTTTTTGGCTGTGGCCCACGGGGCAAATGCTGTGTTTGATTTTCGACGAGTGGCTGTTTCATCTGCTCAACGACCCGCTGGCGACCCATACAACATGGCTGCATGTGTGGGCTGTAGCCAGTTTGAGACCGTTTGATGCGGTGGTCGGGGTGATTCTGCTGACCCTGCTGATTCGCGGCGACTGGGTATTCAAGGCCGCGCAGGTGCGCCAGGCGCTGTTAGGTTTTGTCGGCATTTTGTTGCTGTTGCTGTTTATCCGCATGCTGTTTTCCAAGCTGGCGGCGCAAATGGGCTGGCAACACAGCAGCCCTTCGATGGTGGTCGGCGGGGCCATTCAGATGAGCGACTTTTTCCCCGGCCTGGAGAAGACCTGGGAGCTGAAGGACCGTTCGAGCCAGAGCTTTCCGGGGGATCATGCGTCGGTGCTGTTGATCTGGGGGATGTTCATGACCGTGTTTGCCCAGCGTATCGGGCAGTTACTGGTGATTTGGGGGTTGGCGGTGTTGTTCATGATGCCGCGCCTGGTGGCAGGCGCGCATTGGGGCCAGGACGATTACATCGGCGGCGTGTTGCTGGCCCTGTTGGCGCTGGGTTGGGGTTATTACACACCGTTTGCAGCGAAGGTGTCGGAGGGATTGCTAAAGGTGACGACGCCGATTTTTGAGTCACTCGGCAAGTTGCCGGTGATCGGGCAATTAAGCGTCATACGCCCCGGTGCTTAA